A window of Metabacillus sp. B2-18 contains these coding sequences:
- the sigI gene encoding RNA polymerase sigma factor SigI — MLSLLFRLGKKKRTLEETVLLIQKGDLQLQNELIEQYKPFVAKTVSSVCKRYISENDDEFSIGLIAFNDAIEKYSTDKGSSLLAFAELVIKRKVIDYIRKEARNPYTVNLDLQEHEEGEYSQSKIESDLSIDEYTKAIEQEHRKEEIIFFQHCLNDFNLTFAEILDQSPKHFDARQNAIMVAKEVVKDDDLRHHLFTKKQLPVKQLEAKVAVSRKTIERNRKYIIAMAIILSGNFVYLKDYIKGVLDS, encoded by the coding sequence ATGCTTAGCCTTTTGTTTAGACTAGGTAAGAAAAAGCGAACATTAGAAGAAACGGTTCTCCTAATTCAAAAAGGAGACCTTCAATTACAAAATGAATTAATTGAACAATATAAGCCATTTGTTGCTAAAACAGTATCATCTGTTTGTAAAAGATATATTAGTGAAAATGATGATGAATTTAGTATAGGTTTAATTGCGTTTAATGATGCTATTGAAAAGTATTCTACAGATAAAGGAAGCTCTCTGTTAGCATTTGCAGAATTAGTTATAAAGAGAAAAGTGATTGATTACATTCGGAAGGAAGCTCGTAATCCTTACACGGTTAACTTAGATCTGCAAGAGCACGAAGAAGGAGAGTATTCTCAAAGTAAAATTGAATCAGATTTATCAATTGATGAGTACACGAAGGCAATTGAACAAGAGCATCGAAAAGAAGAGATTATATTTTTTCAACACTGTTTAAACGATTTTAATCTAACCTTTGCTGAAATATTAGATCAATCACCAAAGCATTTTGATGCACGTCAAAATGCCATCATGGTTGCAAAGGAAGTCGTCAAGGATGATGACCTACGACATCACCTTTTTACTAAAAAACAACTTCCGGTTAAGCAACTAGAAGCAAAAGTAGCAGTAAGCCGTAAGACAATTGAGAGAAACAGAAAATACATCATTGCAATGGCCATCATCCTTTCAGGGAATTTCGTCTATTTAAAAGATTATATTAAAGGGGTGCTAGATTCATGA
- a CDS encoding anti-sigma-I factor RsgI family protein has product MKKGVVVEYSDDFVTLLTPDGQFLKAKNNEGVYELGEEISFFPVVDKREEVIRKRKRNHILSYFSTRMAKAGAISAIAIIFFMISFLPFFQNDQVYAYMSIDINPSFEVGVDDQLNVISLEPLNDEANKLMKKVSDWENKPFDEIVDRIVGECKLEGYVYPGKEIVITTVVNEEDKKAQNKLQEDISKIQSSYEEDQMIVKTIEADQETREKAQKQGVSTGKYIELTEKEVKPVKEKETTPVEQNNTPSTQEKEDTTTTDPVKQETSTTVEENQQTKNELNSKAKEKLNEVKNELKGQKNEQKQNKGNQVSNNNRDKQKQKNNNRHNQDNVDDDRDNRKDRKDRDHNDDDRHKRWNSNRDKDKDRDDREERKRNNNRDDD; this is encoded by the coding sequence ATGAAAAAGGGAGTCGTCGTAGAATATAGTGATGACTTTGTTACGTTGCTCACCCCGGATGGGCAATTTTTAAAAGCTAAGAATAATGAAGGTGTCTATGAATTAGGTGAAGAAATATCTTTTTTTCCTGTAGTGGATAAACGTGAAGAAGTTATCAGAAAGAGAAAAAGAAATCACATCCTCAGCTATTTTAGTACTCGTATGGCTAAGGCAGGGGCTATATCAGCAATTGCTATCATATTTTTTATGATCAGTTTTCTTCCATTTTTTCAAAATGATCAGGTATATGCCTATATGTCTATTGATATAAACCCTAGTTTTGAAGTGGGTGTTGATGATCAACTAAATGTGATTTCTTTAGAACCACTAAATGACGAGGCTAACAAGCTAATGAAAAAGGTTTCGGACTGGGAGAATAAACCTTTTGATGAGATTGTTGATCGGATCGTTGGTGAATGTAAATTAGAAGGGTACGTTTATCCTGGTAAGGAAATTGTTATAACGACAGTGGTTAATGAAGAAGATAAAAAGGCGCAAAATAAGCTTCAAGAGGATATTAGTAAAATCCAATCTTCGTATGAAGAAGACCAGATGATTGTTAAAACAATTGAAGCTGATCAAGAAACTAGAGAAAAAGCTCAAAAACAAGGGGTTTCGACTGGTAAATATATTGAATTAACTGAAAAAGAGGTAAAACCAGTTAAGGAGAAAGAGACAACACCAGTGGAACAAAACAATACTCCTTCAACCCAAGAAAAAGAAGATACAACAACTACTGATCCAGTAAAACAGGAAACTTCAACAACAGTTGAAGAAAATCAACAAACAAAAAATGAACTAAATTCAAAAGCAAAAGAAAAGTTAAATGAAGTGAAAAATGAGTTAAAAGGGCAGAAAAACGAACAAAAGCAAAATAAAGGCAATCAAGTAAGTAACAATAATCGTGACAAACAAAAACAGAAAAACAACAATCGACATAATCAAGATAACGTTGACGATGATCGTGATAATCGAAAAGACAGAAAAGATAGAGATCATAATGATGATGATCGGCATAAAAGATGGAACTCGAATAGAGATAAAGATAAAGATCGAGATGATCGTGAAGAAAGAAAAAGAAACAACAACCGCGATGATGATTAA
- a CDS encoding alpha/beta-type small acid-soluble spore protein → MARSSNKLLVPGIEQALDQIKYEIANEFGVNLGSDTVSRANGSVGGEITKRLVAQAQSQLNGHRTE, encoded by the coding sequence ATGGCTAGAAGCAGCAATAAGTTACTTGTACCAGGGATTGAGCAAGCTCTGGATCAAATTAAATATGAAATTGCAAATGAATTTGGTGTAAACCTAGGTTCAGATACAGTTTCCCGTGCAAACGGATCTGTTGGTGGCGAAATTACTAAGCGTTTAGTTGCACAAGCACAATCACAACTAAACGGACATAGAACTGAATAA
- a CDS encoding DUF1836 domain-containing protein — protein sequence MTIQLTRKEMTALLYSLKGESKQPPLLIIEKASNFTSPIDIHIPAFLIKASKRRNLQEFGLSTNEIVSLANLCELTSLKSTSIQNWIKRDVKELIGPPELGKKYSIDQAAMLLIVKDLKYVFDFEKIRKVLTEVFNTLSDRSDDLISPIMFYEMYGTILEKLEKLPLRGQTLEQQIVEEVNAIPKKFSELTESQWKTIERILVTTVLAVTASHLQTRAQVYLNERHN from the coding sequence ATGACTATACAATTAACACGTAAAGAAATGACAGCATTATTATATTCACTTAAAGGCGAGTCCAAACAGCCTCCTTTACTTATTATAGAAAAAGCATCAAACTTTACTTCTCCAATTGATATACATATTCCCGCCTTTTTAATAAAAGCTAGTAAACGGCGAAATTTACAGGAGTTTGGCTTATCTACAAATGAAATTGTGTCACTAGCAAATTTATGTGAATTAACATCTTTAAAATCAACATCCATTCAAAACTGGATTAAAAGAGATGTAAAAGAGTTAATCGGGCCTCCTGAACTTGGTAAAAAATATTCAATTGACCAAGCAGCTATGCTATTGATTGTAAAAGATTTAAAATATGTATTTGACTTCGAAAAAATTCGAAAGGTCCTTACAGAAGTTTTTAACACTCTTTCAGATCGAAGCGATGATTTAATCAGCCCGATTATGTTTTATGAAATGTATGGAACAATTCTTGAGAAACTGGAAAAACTCCCACTTAGAGGTCAAACACTGGAACAACAAATAGTAGAAGAAGTAAACGCAATACCAAAGAAATTTAGTGAACTTACTGAAAGTCAGTGGAAAACGATCGAACGAATTCTTGTAACAACTGTTTTAGCAGTAACAGCTTCTCATTTACAAACAAGAGCACAAGTATATTTGAATGAAAGACACAATTAA